In Streptococcus gallolyticus subsp. gallolyticus DSM 16831, the sequence CAAGATTCCGTCAGTGTGGTGAGCAAGCAAATGTTCAACAAGTTTTGGCAGAGCATCAAAATTAATTGAGCCGTCGGCATTAAATGGGGTAATCATCGCAGTGATGATTTTTACATTTCTTAAATCTTCAATAGCCATAGTAATCTCCTATTCTGTTAATTGTGTGAGATTTAGGGATTTGTTTACAGTAAATATGCTCAAAGACCAGTCTCCTAGGAAACTGGCTTGAGTTATTTATGATTATTTGAGTTCAAATTTAAGTTCTTTAGTTGGGTGTACAAGACCACGTTCATGGAGAGTTTCAGCAATTTGAACAGAATTCCATGCTGCACCTTTAAGAAGGTTGTCTGAAACAACCCACATATGGATACCATTTTCAACGTCTAAGTCTTTACGGATACGACCAACGAATGTTTCGCGTTTGCCAACAGCATTAGCAGCTTGTGGGTAAACTTGATTAGCAACATCATCTTCAAGGACAGCTCCTGGGAAGGCAGCAATTGCCGCTTTAACTTCTTCAATTGGTGCTACTTCTTTTGTTTCGATGTAAACAGATTCGGAATGAGAGAAAAGAACTGGCACACGAACACAAGTTGCAGAAACTGGAAGGTCTGGTTCTTCCATAATTTTCTTCGTTTCGTTTGTCATTTTCATTTCTTCGTAAGTGTAGTCATTGTTAGTAAAGACATCAATTTGCGCAAGAGCGTTAAATGCGATTGGGAAGTGTTTCTTATCACCACCGCATGGCAAAATATCAGCGTGAACATCTTTTGGTTCAGCACCGTCATTGACTACTTCTTTGATTTCACGAATAGTTTCGTTAATAGCTGATTGACCTGCGCCAGATACGGCTTGGTATGTTGAGACGATAATACGGCTCAAGCCCCATTTTTGGCGGACAGGTTCCAAAGCAACCATCATTTGGATAGTTGAACAGTTTGGACAAGCAATGATACCGTTGTGAGCATCCAAAGCGTGAGCATTGACTTCAGGTACGACAAGTGGCACATCTGGATTTTGACGGAAATATGATGTGTTATCGACAACAACTGCTCCTGCTTTAACAGCATATGGAGCGAATTTTGCTGACACAGAACCACCTGCAGAGAAAAGAGCAATATCAACGCCTTCAAATGAATCTTCGGTTGTCAATTCAACAGTAACATCTTGTCCCTTATACTTCAATACTTTTCCAGCAGAACGTGAAGATGACAAAAGACGTACTTTGTCAATAGGGAGTGTTGATTGTTCTAATTGTTGAATCATGCGAGTTCCAACGGCGCCTGTGGCACCAACGACAGCGACTGTATAGCCCATTTCAATACCTCTTCCTGAAAAATAGTGTACTATTCTCAATTTTCTAAAAAATTATAGTAGATACATTATACAATTTTTTGAGGTAAAAGAAAAGACTGAATTTTACTTAATTTTAAAAATATTTTGACAACAAAAAAATCCCTACCAAAAAGTAGGGAAACGAGGCACTCAAACGAGTGTGACAAAAAGGTTCACACAAATTGTCAAAGTCCGCTCCTGCGTTTCTAGTCGAACTAGAATGACCTCCTCTGCGCAAATAAACTCTCAAATTGAGTTAATTCGGCTCATCGCATGCAACTAGTATATCACAGATAGTAAGATTTGCAAAGAGTTACTCCTACATCAACGGTGCGATGGTTTTGACAAGGAGTCCGATGATTTTTTCGTGTGCTGGGCGGTTGTTAACCATTTCAGGGGTAACACGTTTGCAGTCTTTTAGAGTTTGCATACAGTCCTTATAAATATCTTGAATGGCATCAACTTTGTACATATAGGTAGCACATTCAAAATGGTGATACAAACTACGGTAATCAAGGTTAATTGTCCCAACAACAGCCTTGCTATCATCGCTAATAAAGACTTTAGCATGAACAAAACCTGGTTTATAAAGGTAAATTTTAACACCAGAGCGCATGAGTTTGCTGAAATAAGTCTTAGCTAGAGCATATGGAATTGGTTTGTCAGGAATTCCTGGCATAATAATTCGGACATCTACACCACGTTCAGCTGCAAAGCAGATAGCATGCTCCATTTCACTATCCAAAATCAGGTAAGGTGTCATGATATAAACGTAATCTCTGGCGTGATTGAGGATGTCGATATAAACATTTTCTCCTACTTTATCGGTATCCAAAGGAGAATCTCCGTAAGGAATGACATAGCCGTTGGCACGCCTTGATTTATCATGTTCAACTAGATAAGGTTCAATAACCAATTCTTTTTCGGTTACAGACCACATTTGCAAGAAAAGCACGACAAAACTGTTAACAGCTTCGCCCTCAAGCATGATTGCAGTATCTTTCCAATGACCAAAACGTTCTAATTTATTAATGTATTCATCTGCCAAATTCACGCCACCTGTGAAGCCGACTTTACCGTCGATAACAATGATTTTTCGGTGGTCACGGTAATTATAATAAGTCGAGATAAATGGTGAAATCGGTGAAAATGCCTTTGCTTGAATTCCTAGTTTTTTCAAACGTTGTGTGTAGTCAAAAGACAAGGTTGAAAATTCAATCATGCCGTCATAAAGAACACGAACTTCAACGCCTTCTTTCACTTTTTGCTCGAGAATACTAAGAATTTCCCCCCACATAACTCCTTCAGCGATGATGAAAAATTCCATAAAAATGTACTTTTCGGCTTTAAGTAGCTGTTTTTTTAATTCTTCAAAAAAAGCTTCGCCAATCGGAAAATAAGTGACCTCTGTATTTTGATAAGCTGGGAAATTTCCACGGCTGCGGTCAAAATATTGTACCAAATGATAGGTCGTCGATGTGTTACCTTTTAAAACTTTCAAAATCTCTTGATTGTCTGGCAAATATTTAGCACTGCTATCAACCAATTCGTTCATTCGTTGCTTGAGCCCACGATAGCCCCAGTCAAGTTTAGTGTAAATGAGAAAAAGTGACCCCAATAATGGCGCAATCATAACCAAAATCAGCCATGTGACGCGCGAGAGAGCATCCATTTCACTATTTACCAAATACAAAACAGCTGTAATAGCCAAAGCACGCTCGATAATTTCCATCCAAATGCGGTATTGATCAAGCCAAGCAAAGGAAGCTATCAAGAAAAATAGTTGCAGTATCAAGAGAACAGAAATAACGGTTGTTCGACTAAAAATCCCTCGAAGAAAACTACGTCGGCTCTTGTCCAACAAGCGCATAGCCTTATCTTTGTTTTTATTTTCGATAATCATAACCTCCATGTTCATCTGTTCTTGTTAACCATTATATCATATTTTCCACCTCGTTTTCCTATTGAAAAACCAGAACTAAAAAAAGCCAACCGAGGTTGACTTTTTGACTATGTTGATTTTAGAATAATCCGATAGCTGTGCCGTCTTCAGCGACGTCCATGTTAAGTGCAGCTGGTTTTTTAGGTAAACCAGGCATTGTCATCACATCACCTGTGAGAGCGACAATGAAGCCTGCACCAGTTTTTGGTACAAATTCTCGGATTGTGATATCAAAGCCTTCTGGTGCTCCGAGGAGTGCTTGGTTATCAGAGAAGCTGTATTGTGTTTTAGCCATACAAACTGGCAATTTATCCCAGCCGAATTGGGCAAATTGTTTTAATTGTGTTTTGGCTTTCTTGCCAAAGATAACTTTGTCACCGCCATAGATTTCAGTCACGATTTTAGTGACTTTTTCTTCAAGAGAATCTTCATCTGAATAAAGACGTTTGTAATCGGCATTACCATTTTCAACAGCATTAACAACAGCATTGGCAAGGTCGATACCGCCGTCAGCCCCATTTGCCCAAACGCTAGCAAGTTCTACTGGAACGTCGATTTCAGCGCAAAGTTCTTTAAGCGCAGCAATTTCAGCTTCAGTATCTGCGACAAATTCATTGATTGCTACGACTGCTGGTACGCCAAATTTACGAACATTTTCAACGTGACGTTTAAGGTTAGCAAATCCAGTGCGAACCGCTTCAACATTTTCTTCACCAAGATCTGTTTTAGCTACGCCACCATGCATTTTAAGGGCACGAATTGTAGCAACAATAACAACCGCATCTGGTGTTGTTGGAAGATTTGGTGTTTTGATATCAAGGAATTTTTCAGCACCAAGGTCAGCACCAAACCCTGCTTCTGTGATTGTGTAATCAGCTAAGCGAAGCGCTGTTGCTGTTGCAAGAACTGAGTTACAACCATGAGCAATGTTGGCAAATGGTCCGCCGTGAACA encodes:
- a CDS encoding aspartate-semialdehyde dehydrogenase, translating into MGYTVAVVGATGAVGTRMIQQLEQSTLPIDKVRLLSSSRSAGKVLKYKGQDVTVELTTEDSFEGVDIALFSAGGSVSAKFAPYAVKAGAVVVDNTSYFRQNPDVPLVVPEVNAHALDAHNGIIACPNCSTIQMMVALEPVRQKWGLSRIIVSTYQAVSGAGQSAINETIREIKEVVNDGAEPKDVHADILPCGGDKKHFPIAFNALAQIDVFTNNDYTYEEMKMTNETKKIMEEPDLPVSATCVRVPVLFSHSESVYIETKEVAPIEEVKAAIAAFPGAVLEDDVANQVYPQAANAVGKRETFVGRIRKDLDVENGIHMWVVSDNLLKGAAWNSVQIAETLHERGLVHPTKELKFELK
- the cls gene encoding cardiolipin synthase; translated protein: MEVMIIENKNKDKAMRLLDKSRRSFLRGIFSRTTVISVLLILQLFFLIASFAWLDQYRIWMEIIERALAITAVLYLVNSEMDALSRVTWLILVMIAPLLGSLFLIYTKLDWGYRGLKQRMNELVDSSAKYLPDNQEILKVLKGNTSTTYHLVQYFDRSRGNFPAYQNTEVTYFPIGEAFFEELKKQLLKAEKYIFMEFFIIAEGVMWGEILSILEQKVKEGVEVRVLYDGMIEFSTLSFDYTQRLKKLGIQAKAFSPISPFISTYYNYRDHRKIIVIDGKVGFTGGVNLADEYINKLERFGHWKDTAIMLEGEAVNSFVVLFLQMWSVTEKELVIEPYLVEHDKSRRANGYVIPYGDSPLDTDKVGENVYIDILNHARDYVYIMTPYLILDSEMEHAICFAAERGVDVRIIMPGIPDKPIPYALAKTYFSKLMRSGVKIYLYKPGFVHAKVFISDDSKAVVGTINLDYRSLYHHFECATYMYKVDAIQDIYKDCMQTLKDCKRVTPEMVNNRPAHEKIIGLLVKTIAPLM
- a CDS encoding formate--tetrahydrofolate ligase, with protein sequence MKSDIEIAQSVELKPITEVVEKVGITFDDIELYGKYKAKLSFDKIKSVQENKPGKLVLVTAINPTPAGEGKSTMSIGLADALNKIGKKTMLALREPSLGPVMGIKGGAAGGGYAQVLPMEDINLHFTGDMHAITTANNALSAIIDNHLHQGNELGIDQRRIIWKRVVDLNDRALRHVTIGLGSPVNGIPREDGFDITVASEIMAILCLATDINDLKERLANIVVAYRYDRTPVYVRDLKVEGALTLILKDAIKPNLVQTIYGTPAFVHGGPFANIAHGCNSVLATATALRLADYTITEAGFGADLGAEKFLDIKTPNLPTTPDAVVIVATIRALKMHGGVAKTDLGEENVEAVRTGFANLKRHVENVRKFGVPAVVAINEFVADTEAEIAALKELCAEIDVPVELASVWANGADGGIDLANAVVNAVENGNADYKRLYSDEDSLEEKVTKIVTEIYGGDKVIFGKKAKTQLKQFAQFGWDKLPVCMAKTQYSFSDNQALLGAPEGFDITIREFVPKTGAGFIVALTGDVMTMPGLPKKPAALNMDVAEDGTAIGLF